The genomic window GGCTGCACCGAACGTGATTACACCGCCAATAACTGGGACCAGTCCAAGGCAATGCTGGGTGTCGGTGAGGCCGGAATGTGGTTCCTGGCCAACTGGTCGGTGCCGCAGGCCATCGCCTCTGGTGAGGCACTGGGCATGGAAAATGTCTCGGACGATCTTGGCATGTTCCCCCTGCCGATTGATGACAGCGGCAGCCCCGCCGTCCTGCTGAACCCCGACTGGGCGATTGGCGTCTCGGCCAATTCGGACAACCCGGAAACGGCAATGGCCTGGGTGGAGTTTCTGCTGACCCAGACCGATGTGGCCAATGAGGCAGGGTTCATCCCCGGCGATACCCGGATCGAACCGACATTGCCGCAACTGGTCGAGCTGCTGGCACCGGAACCGCCGATCATCGAATCCGAGACGCCAAGCTCTGCCTTCAAGCAGGCGATGGCAGATGCCCGTCTGGACTTCATGGCGGGCACCTATATCCGCGATCTTGTCCTGGCAGATGATTTTGCAGCAGCCATCGCGGATGTGAATGCACGCTGGGACCGGGCAAACGGCAACTGACTCACTCACGGGGGCGCGCCACGTGCCCCCCCCTGTGTCATCTCTGGCGGCATTGCGCCGTCGGGGGTGACACATCCACCGCCGCACCGAAAATTGCGATTTCCCTTGTCAGGAGCTGGTTATGGGACCGTTAACTGCGCAGTCGCAGCGTCGGCTGGTTATTGTCGGCTTTCTGGTTGTGCCGCTGTCCATGCTGACGCTTTTCAGCCTCTACCCTTTTGTCCAGTTGATCTGGTATTCGATGACCGATTGGGATGGGTTGTCGCGAAGCTCGAATTTCATCTGGTTTGAAAATTACCGGCGCATCTTCACCGAAGATCGCATTCTGCTCAGCCCGCTGATCAACTCTCTCTATTACTTCATTGGCTCGCTGATCCAACTGGCGATGGCGACCTATTTCGCGGTGATCCTGAACCGTGGCATGCCCGGGTCGAACATGTTCCGCATGTTGCTGTTCATGCCCTTCGTGCTGAACTCGGTCGCGGTGTCGATCATCTTCCGCGATTTTCTGCAGATCGAGGGCGGGCTTGACGCGCTGATGCATGTGGTGGGTCTGGGCGATTATACTCAGGAATGGGTGCAGAACCCGGCAATCGTGAAATGGTCGCTCGTCTTTGCCTCGATCTGGCGCTATCTGGGCTTTCAGCTTCTGATCACCTATGGCGCGCTTCAGGCCGTCCCCCAGGACCAGTACGAGGCCGCCCGGATCGAAGGCGCCGGTGAGTGGCAACAGTTCCGGTTCATCACCTTCCCGACCATTGCCCCGGTTCTGGGCCTTCAGATCATCCTGTCGACCGTTGGATCGCTTGAGGTGTTCGATGTGCCCTTCCTGATCACCGGCGGGGCCAACGGCACAAAAACCTTCATCATGGCCACCCTTGAAGAGGCGTTCGAGTTTCGACGCGTCGGCATGGCCGCCGCCATGGCCATCATCCTGCTGAGCTTCGTGATGCTGGTGATCATCCTGCAACGCGCGCTGTTTGACCGGGGGGGCACGAAATGACCGCCGAAAGCACCACCACGCCCCCGGTCGCAAATACGGGCCGGCACAATCGGCTGCGCCGGAAACTGACGCCGCAAAAACTGTTCTGGAACGGGTTTCATTACCTGTTCCTGACCCTCGCCTCCTTCATTGTGGTCGCCCCGCTCTACATCGCTTTCATCAGTTCTTTCAAAACGCCGATAGAAATGCTGAGGGGCGAAAAGACCGACTGGCCGGAAAATTTCGGCAGTCTCACAAATTATTGGGAATTCTTTGACCGCGCGATGGTGGGAACGGCATTTTACAACACGGTGTTTGTGGTGACCGTGTCACTGGTGATCGTGACGCTGATCGGCACCATGGTGGCCTATGTGGTTGACCGGTTTCGCTTTCCCGGGCGGCGGCTGATCCTGCTGGCCTATGTCGTGGTGATGGCAGTGCCGCATATCACCACACAGGTTTCCCTGTATCAGGTGATCCTGACGCTTGGCCTGGTGAACAGCAAATGGGCACTGATCGTGCTCTATTCCGGGGCGGATATCGTATCGCTTTATATCTTCATCGTGTTTCTTGGGTCGATCAGCCGCGAGGTTGATGAAAGCGCCCGGATCGAAGGGGCAAACTATTTCCAGATCTACTGGAAGATCATTCTGCCACTGATGACGCCCGCGATCTCGACCGTGGTGATCCTGCGCACGATCCACATCTATAACGATTTCATCCTGCCCTATCTCTACACCCCAAGGGTCGAGGATTCGACCGTCTCGATGCTGCTTTACCGGGCGAATGACATGATGTCCTCGACCACCGAGGCGATCCTGATGGCCGGGATCATGATCGTGATCGCGCCCACATTGATCGCCTTCCTGCTGCTGCAACGGCAAATCGTGTCCGGCATGATGCGCGGCGCGGTGAAAGGGTAAGATGATGCAGGGATTTGTTGTTCTTTTCACCACACGCATCTGGCAGATGACGGCGATCAATCTGGTCACCATCGGGCTGGCTCTGGCGGGGCTTGGGCTGTTCGGTTTCGCCCCCGCCCTGGCGGCCTGCCTCTGGGCCACCCGCCGGATAGAGGATGAAACGGTCGCGCAGATCGTGCCCGGCATGTGGCGCGAATACCGGCGGGAGTTTCTGACCCTGAATGCCTTTGCCCTGCCCCATTACATCGCGTTCGCAGTGATCGGTGCACTTCTGGCCATGATCACCGGGATCGCCACCAGCCTGCTGCTGACAGCCCTTGTCTTTGTCGCGCTCAGCCTGCTGGCGGGCATCGTGGTCAAATCCTGCCTGTCGGGCGGGATTGCCGACACATTCGTCAATGCGAAATGGGCGATGGCGCTGGCCCCGTACCGGTTGCTGCTGTCTCTGGCGGTTCTGCCGGTGCTGATCCTTGTCACGGCCTGGCAGCCCTTGGTGGGTCTTTATTTCGGCCTGTCGGCCTGGGCCGTTCTGATCAGCGGCTTTGTCATTCCCGGCATAGAAGCCGGATTTCCCAATGCTTCAGAGAAGGAGGCCCTGTCGTGAGTGGCGGATTGCAACTGAAGAATGTCTCCAAATCCTTCGGCGCGCTCACCGTGCTGAACGATATCAATATCACGGTTGAAACCGGTGAGTTTCTTGTGCTTCTGGGGGAATCCGGCTGCGGGAAATCCACGCTTCTGCGGTTGATCTCGGGCCTGGAAGAGGATCACGAGGGGGCCATCGAGATCGGCGGCCGGGATGTCACCCATCTGGACCCCAAAAACCGCGATCTGGCGATGGTGTTCCAATCCTACGCGCTGTACCCGCATATGAGCGTTTTCGACAATATCGCCTTCGGCATGCGCATCCGCAAATCCGCGCGCGCGGATATCAAGACCGAGGTCGAACGCGTCGCGCAGGTTCTGAAGCTTGAGGATTACCTGCAACGCAAACCCGCGCAATTATCCGGCGGTCAGCGCCAGCGGGTTGCCATCGGCCGGGCCATGGTGCGCAACCCGCAGCTTTTCCTGTTTGATGAACCCCTGTCGAACCTTGATGCCAAGCTGCGCACCGAGATGCGGACCGAGTTGAAACGCATCCACAAGACGCTGAATGCCACCATCGCCTATGTGACCCATGATCAGGTCGAGGCGATGACCCTGGCCGACAAGATCGTGCTGCTGAACAAGGGCAGGATCGAACAGTTGGGCACCCCGGAGGAGCTTTACCTGCACCCCGACACCCTGTTCGCCGCGCAGTTCATCGGCTCGCCCGAGATCAATGCGCTGGACGTGACCATCGCCACCAATGCGGAGGGTTTCGTGGCGCATTTCGGCGATATGGAGCTGCCGCTGCCGGCCTCTGTCGCCCGCGGCAAGGTGCAGGACGGTCAGCGCGCGACCCTGGCGATCCGGCCGGAAAACTTGTCTCTGGCGGCGGAAGGCGCCACCGGCACTGTCACCGGGCCGCATTCGCTGGAATTCTGTGAACCGATCGGCTCTGAAACCTCAATGGTGATCGACATTGCCGGCACCCATGTGCGGATGCGTGAACCCGGGCTGCTGAAACTGGCAACCGGCAGCAACCATAATGTGATCTGGGATCTGGCGGCGGCGCATCTGTTCGACCCCGACAGCGGCAGGCATCTGTAAATGGCGACCCGCCCCAATATCATCCTGATCACCTCGGATCAGCTGCGCCCGTTCGAGCTTGGATGCTATGGCGGTACGCAGGTGGCCACGCCGAATATCGACCGGCTGGCGGCCCGGGGCGCGATGTGGGATCTGGCGATCACCAATTTCCCGGTCTGCATGGCCGCGCGATCCGTGCTGATCTCGGGGCAGCACAACCGGACAGCCACGGGCGGCAAGACCAATGTGGCCTATGACGGGCGGCAGGGCGATTTCAACATGCCCGAATACCCCTATCCCAAACGCCCGCATCTGCCCCATAAAACGCTGGCCGAGATCCTTCGGGACAGCGGCTATGAAACCAGTGTGATCGGCAAATGGCATATCCATTCCTGGCCTCATGAAATCGGCTTTGACCATTATCTGATCCCGCGTGTACATCATGCCCATTCCGCGCAGATCTATTCCCGCGATGGCGGGCCGGAATTCGCACCCGACGGGTTCAGCGTCGCGTTCGAGGCAGAGGAGGCGGTGACCTATCTGAAAGGCAAGACGGACAGCACGCAGCCGTTTTTCCTCTATCACAACATCTCTCCGCCCCATTGCCCGGTTGCGGATATGCCCGACGAATATCTGCATATGTACGACCCGGACCATGTTGCCCTGCGGGAAAACACCGATGAGGACCGGATCGAGAACAAGGATTACTGGTACAAGGTCTATCGTTGGGATTTCCGGTACTATTCCTTCCGCCTGCCGCACACGATGGACCTGCCGCAGGGTTATGACCTGCGGGCTCTGGCTGCGGAATATTACGGGGCGGTCACCTGGATGGACAGCGCCGTGGGCCGTATTCTGGATGCGGTGCGCGATGCGGGTCTCGAAGACGACACGCTGATCGTGTTCACCTCGGATCACGGGGAAAATCTGGGCAGTCACGGGCTGGTCCAGAAGGGCACCGAGAATGACGAAAGCCTGCGCATCCCGCTGGTCATGGCCGGGCCGGGCGTGGTGCCGGGCCATCGGGTGACGGGTGCGGTCGCCTCGCTGGTCGATCTGGCCCCCAGCTTTCTGGAGGCCGCCGGGCAACCCGCGCCCGACCATATGCATGGCGCCTCGCTTATGGCCGAGGCAGGTGGCGCGGCTGATACCGGACGCACCGCATTTTTTCAGACCGTTCGCGGTGTGGGCCTGCGCAGCCCCGCCCAGACAGTCTATGCGCCCCTGTCCGATGACCGCCGGATCAGCGCGGCACCGGTCACTGTCTACGACAACATCAATGATCCCTTTCAATATCAGAACCTCGCCCCCGACGGGAAGGATCAGGCCCTGTGGCACTCGCTGCTGGCGCAGGACGCTACCTTTCCGTGGAGCCATTTGGAGGACGACCCAAGATGACCCATTTGAGCACAACAATGACCCCCGGCACCCTGTTGAACGAGGGCTGGACAATTACCCAGGTCAATGGCGCCGCATCGGCTCCGATGCCGGTGCCCGGCGATGTGCATTCCGCCCTGCTGGAGGCCGGGCTGATCCCCGACCCGTATTGGCGTGACACCGAACGCAGCCTGGACTGGGTTCACGAAAGCAGCTGGCAGGCCGAAACCCGGTTCGATGCCGCCCCCGAAGCGGGCGCGCGCTATACGATCAGTTTCGCAAGCGTGGATTGCCATGCCATCGTCGCCCTGAACGGGGTTGAGATCGGCCGCTGCACCAGCCAGTTCCTGCGGTGGGATTTTGACGCGACCGAGGCCCTGAAACCCGGGGAAAACACCCTGACGGTCACCTTCCTTTCAAACAGCGCCATCGCGCTGGAAAAGGCTGCGGCTTCGGCCTTTCCGATCCCCTATGTCGCCCATAACAACCCGATTGCGCAGTATAATTTCCTGCGCAAGGCGCAATGCCATGCGGGCTGGGACTGGAATATCGCCCTGTCCCCGCTTGGTCTTTACGGCGATGTCATATTGCGCCGGACCGACACGCTGCGCTTTGATGATGCGCTGATCCGCCAGCAGCATGCAGACAGCGCTGTAACGCTTGAGGTTGATCTGGTCTTCAGCGCCTCCCTGCCGACCGATGCCGAACTGGAACTGTCCATCGACGGCCAGACCATCACCGATGTGGTGGCCGCCTATCCGGGCGAAAACCGCGCCCGGCTGTCGGTCACGATCAACAATCCCCGACTCTGGTGGCCTGTGGGTCATGGGGAACAGGCGCAATATGATCTGATCCTGCGTGTCGGGGCCGAGACACGGCACAAAACCATCGGCCTGCGCGAGGTGGTACTGGACACTTCGGAAGACGAGATTGGCAACCGCTTTGCCTTCCGCATCAACGGGCGGGAGGTTTTCATGCGCGGGGCCAACTGGATCCCGGCCGACGCCCTGCCCCAGCGCGGCACGCCCGAGGCGGTGCGCGACCTTCTGCAATCTGCGGTGGATGCCAATATGAACATGCTCCGCATCTGGGGCGGTGGCCAGTATGAGGCCGACTGGTTCTATGAGATGTGCAGCGAGATGGGTATCCTGATCTGGCAGGATTTCATGTTCGCCTGCAATCTCTACCCATCCCATGACCGGGCCTGGCTTGATCTGGTGCGCCTTGAGGCCCGCCAGCAGATCCGGCGCCTGTCTGCCCATGCCTGTCTTGCAATCTGGTGCGGTGACAATGAACTGATCGGTGCCCTTGGCTGGTTTGAGGAACCGATGAACGACCGGGATCGGTATCTGGCCATGTATGACCGGCTGAACCATGCCCTGGAAGAGGCGGTTGAGGATGAGGCACCCAGCACACCGTTCTGGCCCTCTTCCCCTTCCATGGGACGGCTGAATTACGGCGATGCCTGGCACCGCGACACATCGGGCGACATGCATTTCTGGTCGGTCTGGCACGAGGCGAAGGATTTTGAACATTACCGCACGGTCCGCCCGCGCTTTTGTTCGGAATTCGGGTTCCAGTCCTTTCCCTCGATGAAATGCGTCGAAAGCTTTGCCGAACCCAAAGACCGCAATGTTTCGTCCAAAGTGATGGAGGTGCATCAGCGCAATGTCGGCGGCAATGCGCGGATCGTGGAAACCCTGCAACGCTATTTCACCTTCCCCGAAAGCTTTGCCGATATGGTCTATCTCAGCCAGATCGGGCAGGCGCTGGCGATGAAAACCTCGATCGAGTTCTGGCGCGCCAACAAACCCCGCTGCATGGGCACGCTGTACTGGCAGCTCAATGACACATGGCCGGTGGCAAGCTGGGCCAGCCTGGAATATGGCGGCGGCTGGAAAGCCACCCATTATCTGGCGCGCAAATTCTTCAACCCGGTCATGGTCACCGCGCAGCCGGACGAGGAAACCGGCGATATCGTTCTGTTTGCGGTCAATGACACGCCCGGCCCGGTTTCGCTGACCATCGGGCTGCGCTCGGTCGAGATGGGCGGTGCGATGGAAACGCTGGATACGGTCTCGGCGGTCTGCCCGCCGGACCACAGCGTCGAGGTGGCGCGGGTCACTGCCGACCGTTTGGGCGAGGACAGTTTCCTGTTCTTCTCCTGGGTCGATACCGAGCGGAAATATATCGGCGAAAATGACTATCTGCCGAAACGCCCCAAGGATTACGCCCTGGCGGAACCCACCATCACTGTCGATCTGGCAACCGAAGACGGCGAAACCACGGTCACTTTGACCAGTGACACACCTGTCTTTTACGTCACCTATGATCATGGCGGGGAAGCCGTTTATGATGACAATTGCTTCACATTGCTGCCGGGCCTGCCGAAAACCATCAAACGGCTCCGCTCTCGCGGGGCTGCGCCATCGGATCAGCCTGCCGGGGTCAGCTATCTGAAAGGATAGGAAGGAGGTCACCCGTGCCCAAACCACAGCCAAGCGACGGGGGCCCGGTGACGCTCAGAACAATTGCGGACCATCTGGGCGTTTCGGTCACAACCGTCACCCGCGCGCTGAAAGGCGGGGAACGGATTGGCGCCGATACCGTTGAGAAGGTGAAGAAAACCGCCGAGGAACTGGGCTATGTGCGCAATCTGGACGGGGTCAAGCTGCGCACCGGCCAGACCTTTGTTGCGCTGACCTTCCTCAGCTTCTCCTCGGAGGAAGAGATCGGCGATTCCGGCTCTGTCGGGTTGCTGAACGGCATCCATCAGCGCTTTGCGGGAACCGAATATTCGGTGCGGGCGGTCCCGGTCACCACGGATGAAATCGGGCTGGACCGGGTGCAACAGGTGGTGAAGGGACGCAATGCCGATGGCATTATCCTTGATCACACAAGACCCAGGGATGAACGGGTGCAATTCCTGCTGGAACAAAACGTACCCTTCGTGACATTCGGCCGGACCGACCTGCCGCAACCGCATGCCTATTTCGATCTCGACAATGAATATGCCGCCTATCAGGGCACCAAATCGCTGATTGATCAGGGCTATGGGCGCGTTGCGATGCTGGATGCCGATCTGCGCTATTCCTTTGTCGGCCAGCGGCTCAAAGGATACCGGCGCGCCTTGTTCGAGGCCGGCATTGCCTATGATCCTGCACTTGTCCGGCATATCGACCTGTCAGCGCCTGTCGCCCGGAATACGGCAATTGACCTGATCGGTGCGAAGGCCGATGCCTTTGTCTGTGTGAACGAACTGGTCTTTCTGGGCGCGCGGGCCGGTGTGCGCCAGGCCCTCGGCCCTGCGGGCGACAGTCTTGGTTTCTCGCTTCGCACGGGCACCAATATCGGCAATTATATCGGCACCCCGCTGAACACCTCTTACTATTCCCGGTCTGACGCGGGCTGGAACCTTGCCGATCTGCTGCTGAAACGCCTGGACGGGGCCGACGTGTCAGACTGTCAGCGCATCTGCAAAACCGAACTGCGCGTAAGCGAGGGGCAAACCCTTCTTGGATGAGCGCCCAGTTGCAACCATCTTGAAATGTCACCGGCTGCGCAAAGCCGGGGCGCCTGTGAAGCTGCGAACAGGGGGCATTGTGTGAAACGGCTGGGGCAATCGCTCATGGCACGAGACTTTGACAGGCAGGTTACGGAAATTCAGGTCTGACGTGGTCCCAGGGAATCGGATAGTGAGCTATCGCGTTTCCACATAAAGTCGAAACGCTTTAAAGAGCCGCTCCAGCGGCATTTTCCCAGGCAGGTAAGCCTTCGACAAGGGCGGCCGCTGGTAAGGGGGGTGGCCTGCGCCTCTTTCAGGCTGCTTCGGACTTGTTTTCTGCACCGATCGCCCGGTCGAGACCCAGGCGGAACGTCTTCGCCCCGGCGTCGAGGCCCAGGTCGATATTCGGTGTCACCTTGTGCTTCATTCCCTGATGCACGGCTTCGAGAACGGCCTTGTCTTCCAGAAAGGCCATGCGGGCCCCTTTGTTCATGAACTCCGACATCTCCTGATTTTCAGGTTCCGAATTGCGATGCTGGAACCAGAAATAGCGGGTCCGGTCCTCGTCAATCGGGGTCATGAAGTTGTAGGAGATGTTGATAAAGGTCTTCTCCACCGGTTCGGACCCGTATCCGCCCGTGCCAAGCGGTGTGTAGATGGATTTGTTCAACCCAATGGCAGGGCGAACCATCTCGTAATGCTGCAACCGGTCGCAATTGCCCTTAAAAGCAACGAGGCCCGAGTAGTAGGGGGAGGGCGGTTGACCCATGATCCAGCGGGTCACTTGCACGCCACTATCGGTCTTCTCGACCTTGAGCGGTTGATCATCGGTGCCGCCACCGGCGAAGGACGAGACATGCACCCAGGCCACATGACTTGGATCAAGAAGGTTGTCGCATACCCACAGATAGTGGCAGTCGATATCCATCACGCCGCCATCGGTCTTGCCCCATGTCGGGTCATCGAACCGCTCAATCTCGAAGATCTGGTCCGGATCGGCAAGGGCCGGGTCGCCAATCCAGATCCACAGGAACCGGTAACGATCCACGACAGGATAGGATTTCACGACCGCGCGGCGCGGTGTCATGCCGCGCTGGGTCGGGCTGTCGGTGCATATGCCGGTGCAATCAAAGGTCAGACCGTGATACCCGCAGACCACCAGATCGCCTTCCAAAGCGCCATCGGACAATGGCAGTTTGCGATGCGGGCAAGCATTTTCCAGCGCAACCGGTGTACCGTCTTCCTTGCGGTAGAGGACGATATTTTCGCCAAGAAAGGTCTCCGCCATCATCTCGCGACCGATGTCCTTGCTCCACGCAGCGACGTACCAACAGTTTTTCAGGAACATGAGCGACGGCCTTTCCGGGAAGGTTGCTTTGGAACATATTATGGCGTCGGGGCGGCGCCGCGATCCATCCCGTATTGGTAATGCGAGCCATTAGAGAGGCTAATTGAACTATGTGATGGGATCCGGGATGTCGGGCTGTGCTTGTGCCTCTGCTTTCACCCAGTCGAGAAACTCGGCAACCTTGGCGCTTTTGTCGGCCTGTCGATGGCGGACCAGCCAGTAGGCCAGCGGCGAGTCGGTGATGTGCGGAAAGGGCCGAACAAGCTGTCCCGATCTCAGCGCATCCAGGACAAGCGGTTCACGGCCCAACGCGACACCCAACCCCTCGATCGCCGCCTGGATGACCATGTTCGACTGTCCAAGATGCCGGGTGCGCATGTCCTTCCAAAGCGGCACGCTACACGCGCGCGCCCAGTATTCCCAGGTAGGATTGGACGCACCGTAATTCAGGATCTCGTCCTGAAGGAGGGTGTGATGGCGCAGCATGCTGACATCGCTCAGCCCGTGCGCACCCTCCAGCAATACGGGTGCGCAAACCGGGAAGAGGCGCTCTTCCATCAACAGATCAACATTCAACCCAGGAAAGTCCCCGTGGCCGTAGCGAATGCCGATATCGGCCTCACCGGGATTGAAGGGGCGATCCCCGATATCCGTGGTTATGGAGATCGAAAGGTCCGGATGCGCCAGGTCGAAGCGCAAAAGCCGTGGGAAGAGCCACGTGAACGCAAAGCCTGGCAGGCAACTGATCACAATGGTTCGGTCTTCGCGCGCCGAGCCGCGAATGCGGTTGCACATATCGGAGATGCCGCCAAGACCCTGCGCGATCTCGCGCGCCAGCATCTCCCCGTTCCGTGTCGCCATGGAATGGCGGGCACCGCGCACCAGCAATTCCTGGCCCAACCATTCTTCCAGCGACTTCACATGTTGGCTGACCGCGCTTTGGCTGACGCCCAATTCCGCCGCTGCTGCAGAAAACCCGCCAAGGCGCACGACAGCCTCGAAAGCACGGAGAGTCGCATAGGGCAGATTGAGGATCATATTAGCAACTCTAATGCATGAGATAACCACTTTCAAATGGCGGAGTTTGAGGGTCGGATATAACCTTCCTGCAACGAATTCAGCTGGAGACGGCCATGGCATTGAACGACGCCGCTGGCGGGGCGCGCAACCTGTTGTTGAACTGCGCCTCCGCCAAGCAAGGGGATCGACTCCTGATCGCGCGCGAAGGGGCGGAGTATGGCTATTTCGACGACAAGGTAGCGGACCATGTCGCAGCCGCGGCGCAGGATGCTGGTCTGGACGTCCGTATCACGGATGTAGGCTTCAACCCAGAAGAACCACACCTGACGCCCGACCTTCTGCGCCAATTCGAGGCGGCGGACATCATCCTTTTTCTGGCACGCCTGGGTGATCAGATGCGGTTTTCGGACATGCCCCCGGGAAAGAGGATCATCGTCAGCTTTGCGGTGAACGAGACACTTTTGGCATCGGGCTTTGGCAACGGGCACTATGCGGCCTTTACCGGGCTGAAATCCGCCATCAATCATATGTTCGATGCCGCGATGGACGTTCATGTGACCTGCGCGGCCGGCACCGATGTCCGAGGGCGGCCGGTGATGGACCTGTCGGCGAAGGGTGACACGAGTATTCTCCGGTTTCCGATGTCCATCTTTGCACCGGTCCCGGCCCATGAATTTTCGGGGCGCGTCGCACTTTGCGGTTTCCTGACCGGCACGGGGTCACGCTACTACGATGGATATCACCTCGACTTCGACGACCAGGTCTTCGCGCTGCTGCGGAACGGCCGATTGGCCGGGTTCGATGGACCGGCGCAGGACGTGGCGAAGGCCAATGCCCATTACGACCGGGTCGCCGGGCAGTTCGGCATTGACCGGGATTTCGTGCATTCCTGGCATGCCGGCATCCATCCCGGTTGCGGTTATCCGTGGCCGATCAACGAAAATGCGGAGCTGTGGGGCGGGACGGCGTTCGGCAATCCGCGCATTCTGCATTTCCACACCTGCGGTGCCTATGCGCCGGGTGAAATCAGCTGGAACATGGTTGACCCCTCGATCACCGTGGATGGGGTGACGGTTTGGGAAGGTGGACATCTGCACATTGATCGCGTGCCGGGCGCGCGCCGGATTCTAGAGGCTTATCCCGACGTCGCCACGATTTTCGCCCATCCGGATCGACAGATCGGATTGGACCCTGCGGGCCAATATGAGGCCATTGACTTGGCCCAGCGTCCACAACTTGTCTAACACAAAGGGATTGAAGTGGTCCCAGAAAACTGGACAGTCGTC from Rhodophyticola sp. CCM32 includes these protein-coding regions:
- a CDS encoding carbohydrate ABC transporter permease; amino-acid sequence: MGPLTAQSQRRLVIVGFLVVPLSMLTLFSLYPFVQLIWYSMTDWDGLSRSSNFIWFENYRRIFTEDRILLSPLINSLYYFIGSLIQLAMATYFAVILNRGMPGSNMFRMLLFMPFVLNSVAVSIIFRDFLQIEGGLDALMHVVGLGDYTQEWVQNPAIVKWSLVFASIWRYLGFQLLITYGALQAVPQDQYEAARIEGAGEWQQFRFITFPTIAPVLGLQIILSTVGSLEVFDVPFLITGGANGTKTFIMATLEEAFEFRRVGMAAAMAIILLSFVMLVIILQRALFDRGGTK
- a CDS encoding sulfatase-like hydrolase/transferase, which translates into the protein MATRPNIILITSDQLRPFELGCYGGTQVATPNIDRLAARGAMWDLAITNFPVCMAARSVLISGQHNRTATGGKTNVAYDGRQGDFNMPEYPYPKRPHLPHKTLAEILRDSGYETSVIGKWHIHSWPHEIGFDHYLIPRVHHAHSAQIYSRDGGPEFAPDGFSVAFEAEEAVTYLKGKTDSTQPFFLYHNISPPHCPVADMPDEYLHMYDPDHVALRENTDEDRIENKDYWYKVYRWDFRYYSFRLPHTMDLPQGYDLRALAAEYYGAVTWMDSAVGRILDAVRDAGLEDDTLIVFTSDHGENLGSHGLVQKGTENDESLRIPLVMAGPGVVPGHRVTGAVASLVDLAPSFLEAAGQPAPDHMHGASLMAEAGGAADTGRTAFFQTVRGVGLRSPAQTVYAPLSDDRRISAAPVTVYDNINDPFQYQNLAPDGKDQALWHSLLAQDATFPWSHLEDDPR
- a CDS encoding beta-mannosidase — its product is MTHLSTTMTPGTLLNEGWTITQVNGAASAPMPVPGDVHSALLEAGLIPDPYWRDTERSLDWVHESSWQAETRFDAAPEAGARYTISFASVDCHAIVALNGVEIGRCTSQFLRWDFDATEALKPGENTLTVTFLSNSAIALEKAAASAFPIPYVAHNNPIAQYNFLRKAQCHAGWDWNIALSPLGLYGDVILRRTDTLRFDDALIRQQHADSAVTLEVDLVFSASLPTDAELELSIDGQTITDVVAAYPGENRARLSVTINNPRLWWPVGHGEQAQYDLILRVGAETRHKTIGLREVVLDTSEDEIGNRFAFRINGREVFMRGANWIPADALPQRGTPEAVRDLLQSAVDANMNMLRIWGGGQYEADWFYEMCSEMGILIWQDFMFACNLYPSHDRAWLDLVRLEARQQIRRLSAHACLAIWCGDNELIGALGWFEEPMNDRDRYLAMYDRLNHALEEAVEDEAPSTPFWPSSPSMGRLNYGDAWHRDTSGDMHFWSVWHEAKDFEHYRTVRPRFCSEFGFQSFPSMKCVESFAEPKDRNVSSKVMEVHQRNVGGNARIVETLQRYFTFPESFADMVYLSQIGQALAMKTSIEFWRANKPRCMGTLYWQLNDTWPVASWASLEYGGGWKATHYLARKFFNPVMVTAQPDEETGDIVLFAVNDTPGPVSLTIGLRSVEMGGAMETLDTVSAVCPPDHSVEVARVTADRLGEDSFLFFSWVDTERKYIGENDYLPKRPKDYALAEPTITVDLATEDGETTVTLTSDTPVFYVTYDHGGEAVYDDNCFTLLPGLPKTIKRLRSRGAAPSDQPAGVSYLKG
- a CDS encoding ABC transporter ATP-binding protein, producing MSGGLQLKNVSKSFGALTVLNDINITVETGEFLVLLGESGCGKSTLLRLISGLEEDHEGAIEIGGRDVTHLDPKNRDLAMVFQSYALYPHMSVFDNIAFGMRIRKSARADIKTEVERVAQVLKLEDYLQRKPAQLSGGQRQRVAIGRAMVRNPQLFLFDEPLSNLDAKLRTEMRTELKRIHKTLNATIAYVTHDQVEAMTLADKIVLLNKGRIEQLGTPEELYLHPDTLFAAQFIGSPEINALDVTIATNAEGFVAHFGDMELPLPASVARGKVQDGQRATLAIRPENLSLAAEGATGTVTGPHSLEFCEPIGSETSMVIDIAGTHVRMREPGLLKLATGSNHNVIWDLAAAHLFDPDSGRHL
- a CDS encoding DUF624 domain-containing protein; the protein is MQGFVVLFTTRIWQMTAINLVTIGLALAGLGLFGFAPALAACLWATRRIEDETVAQIVPGMWREYRREFLTLNAFALPHYIAFAVIGALLAMITGIATSLLLTALVFVALSLLAGIVVKSCLSGGIADTFVNAKWAMALAPYRLLLSLAVLPVLILVTAWQPLVGLYFGLSAWAVLISGFVIPGIEAGFPNASEKEALS
- a CDS encoding LacI family DNA-binding transcriptional regulator; the protein is MPKPQPSDGGPVTLRTIADHLGVSVTTVTRALKGGERIGADTVEKVKKTAEELGYVRNLDGVKLRTGQTFVALTFLSFSSEEEIGDSGSVGLLNGIHQRFAGTEYSVRAVPVTTDEIGLDRVQQVVKGRNADGIILDHTRPRDERVQFLLEQNVPFVTFGRTDLPQPHAYFDLDNEYAAYQGTKSLIDQGYGRVAMLDADLRYSFVGQRLKGYRRALFEAGIAYDPALVRHIDLSAPVARNTAIDLIGAKADAFVCVNELVFLGARAGVRQALGPAGDSLGFSLRTGTNIGNYIGTPLNTSYYSRSDAGWNLADLLLKRLDGADVSDCQRICKTELRVSEGQTLLG
- a CDS encoding carbohydrate ABC transporter permease, with protein sequence MTAESTTTPPVANTGRHNRLRRKLTPQKLFWNGFHYLFLTLASFIVVAPLYIAFISSFKTPIEMLRGEKTDWPENFGSLTNYWEFFDRAMVGTAFYNTVFVVTVSLVIVTLIGTMVAYVVDRFRFPGRRLILLAYVVVMAVPHITTQVSLYQVILTLGLVNSKWALIVLYSGADIVSLYIFIVFLGSISREVDESARIEGANYFQIYWKIILPLMTPAISTVVILRTIHIYNDFILPYLYTPRVEDSTVSMLLYRANDMMSSTTEAILMAGIMIVIAPTLIAFLLLQRQIVSGMMRGAVKG